CGCGATCGCCTGGCTGTGGGCAGCGCCGAGCTGGGCCGGACCTTTGAGCGATCGCCTGGCCGCCTTTCCAGACTGGCGCAGCAAGCCCCCCACCGAGGCCGCCGTGGGCGACCTGGGCTACCCCGCCTGGATTGCCGGAGACTGGGACGTCACGACCACCCTGGTGGACCTAGCGGCCCCCCTCGCTCCCAAAATCACCACGCCGGGCTTTGAGGGCAACCGGCAGCAGCTGGGTCAGCCCATTACGTTTCGGGTACGCTTCGGCGAAGCTCAGGCCGCGCGATCGCCCTGGCCCACCCGCACCCCAGAGCCGATCATCGTGGCCGATCGCGCCTTCAATGGGCTGAGTCTGGCCCGCGCCTATCTCGGAGATGCGGCCCGCGCCGTCCTCGTAGATCCCGAGAACCCTAACCGCCAAATTACTCGTCTAGCTGGCGATCGCCAGCTGGTGTCCATCGTCAGCCGCCGCGCCACCGAAGCGCCCGATCCAGACACCTTCGTCACCACCGAAATTTTCCAGCAGCGCTTTGGCACTGCCGGTCAGCTTTATTTCAACGAGGTCGAAACCACCACGGC
This genomic stretch from Geitlerinema sp. PCC 7407 harbors:
- a CDS encoding DUF6816 family protein, producing the protein MERKGKKQRLETRGQEVQAIAPPKSRRYQQMVWSLVWLAIAWLWAAPSWAGPLSDRLAAFPDWRSKPPTEAAVGDLGYPAWIAGDWDVTTTLVDLAAPLAPKITTPGFEGNRQQLGQPITFRVRFGEAQAARSPWPTRTPEPIIVADRAFNGLSLARAYLGDAARAVLVDPENPNRQITRLAGDRQLVSIVSRRATEAPDPDTFVTTEIFQQRFGTAGQLYFNEVETTTAYRHADPPGPDTPPIEADQVTAIYLSPQDPQFFEAGDRPVALYRYRLVFQPVGDRVP